Part of the Pedobacter roseus genome is shown below.
GGGCTCATTATTATTCTTTTTACAGGAAGTGATGGCCAAAATGCTCAAAAGCATGCAAACGCCAATCACTTGATGTTTATGGTTTACAGAAGTTTTCATTTAAAGCAGGTCAAAAAGGTTTTGTTAAAAGTTGGTACCGGACACATTTATCCGGTACCAACCGGAAAACTATTTTTTCAATTTTACGATCCGGATATTGTCAATCCCCACATCAAACTTGGTGGTTACCGGGGTTGCGGTATCGTTGATGTACATAAAAACAATGGCGCCTTTGCCCGTATTGGTCACACTGCTCGATGAGGTAATCAGGTCATTTAAAGTTGGCGCAGAAGTTCCTGTACCCTCTCCATTACCTGTTTTGGTTTTAAACTGGGTTAAAGGAATGGTTACGGTATACCAGGTATTTGATTTAAAAATTCTCGTAGCCTCAGCTTTCCAAGGTTCGTAACGGGCCAGGTATAGCCACGACCCTTCGTTACGGCGGATCATCAGTCCTCCGCCACCCCAGGGTTCCTTAACCGAAATCTCGAATTTGAGTACATAACTCGAAACCGGATCGGCGAGATTGGCCTGTGGCACCCATTGTACCTGGTTAAGGTTTATAGACCGGTTGGCATCATACCATGCATAATTAAAGGCCGATATGCTGCCAGTAAACATCCTTGCATAATTACCCTGTGCACCCGGAAATAAAGCCTGACTATTCGTTATTGAAGCGCCATAGCTGTAATTATTTACATTATCAAAATTGCATAACATGCCGGTTACCTGATCATTGTAAGAACTGTAGGTACTTGTTCCGCCTTGTGTTTTCACCACAATATCGCCTGAGGTGGCCGATAATGGAATGGTTACGGTGCACGAAGTGCCATCGGGTTTAGAAACCACATTGGTACCATCTGCCCCACCCGGAAAAGTAATGCTCTTGATCAGATAAAGATATTGACCATATAAAGTGATGGTTTGCCCCTGAGGGGTATACTCATTACTCACACTACTTACTACTGGTGGTGGTGGTGATACCGGAAAAGTAAAGGTTGTTTCGCCATATTTGGTTACTAAACGGATCGTGTTTTCCTGCCCTTTAGGAATATTAGAAAATAAAATGGAAGGAACGGTGACTACGAAATTATCATCTCCAACCAGGGCCGAATTAAAAGTTGCTGCAAAACCGCTAAAATACACAGCCGAAACCGTTTTGAGGTTTTCACCCTGGATTACAATATTTTGCCCCGAACCTACTTTAGTTAGCGTAGAATCGTTAGGAGCAGCTGAAATTGCCCTTATTCTGGTTATTACAGGTGGTTTTTCGTTGTCACTTTTTTTACATGCAGTTTGCATGGCCAATACCATCATCAATAGGATGACAATAATTCCAGATCTGCTTTTTATAAGCTTTTTCATTATGATTTAATTTAAAATTAAACTTATAGCTGTTATTTATAATATGGTACTGCAGGCTGACTTAGCAATGGATTGGTGGTAAGATCGGCCAGCGGATAAGGCAACTTAAAAGATGCATCGCTTGGTGTAGAAAACTGATCTTCGTTTACCCTTACATTTGTAGCCGAATTAAAAGTTAAGCGACCACGGTTCTGTGCAGCAATTTTAGAAATGGTTTGTGCCGGATTAATATCATGCTCGCGGAGCAGATCGAACCAATACTGACCTTCAATAGCCAGTTCCAATTGTCTATCCACTAAAACATCTGCTTTTGAAACAGGTGAAGTTTTAGCATCTAAACCTGCCCTTGTACGCACCAGATTATAATACTTTAAAGCATCGGCATCCGTAGTGGTGGGCGAATTGCCTAATATGGCTTCAGCATAAATCAGGTAAACATCAGCCAACCTGAGCATATATGCTG
Proteins encoded:
- a CDS encoding glycan-binding surface protein: MKKLIKSRSGIIVILLMMVLAMQTACKKSDNEKPPVITRIRAISAAPNDSTLTKVGSGQNIVIQGENLKTVSAVYFSGFAATFNSALVGDDNFVVTVPSILFSNIPKGQENTIRLVTKYGETTFTFPVSPPPPVVSSVSNEYTPQGQTITLYGQYLYLIKSITFPGGADGTNVVSKPDGTSCTVTIPLSATSGDIVVKTQGGTSTYSSYNDQVTGMLCNFDNVNNYSYGASITNSQALFPGAQGNYARMFTGSISAFNYAWYDANRSINLNQVQWVPQANLADPVSSYVLKFEISVKEPWGGGGLMIRRNEGSWLYLARYEPWKAEATRIFKSNTWYTVTIPLTQFKTKTGNGEGTGTSAPTLNDLITSSSSVTNTGKGAIVFMYINDTATPVTTKFDVGIDNIRIVKLKK